The genome window GCGCGGGCGGCGTGCGGCCGTCGGTGCGCACGACGAAGCGCTCCGGGCTGCCGCCGACGTCGATCGTGCCGTGCACCAGGGCGTCCGCGCCGAGCTCCTCGACCAGCTCGACGGTCATGTCCAGGCCGTCCTCGGACGACGAGGTCAGCTCCAGCGCCTCCGGCCGCACCCCGAAGGTCACCTTGTCCAGGCCGTCGGTCGCACCCCGCGGGACGGGGATGGTGTGCCCGTCGAGCACGGCTCCCTCACCGCTGAGCGGCACCGTCTTGAGGTTCATCGCCGGCGAGCCGATGAAGCCCGCCACGAAGGCGTTGGCCGGGTTCTCGTACAGCTCGCGCGGCGAGGCGCACTGCTGGAGCAGGCCGTCCTTGAGCACCGCCACGCGGTGGCCCATCGTCATGGCCTCGACCTGGTCGTGGGTGACGTAGATGGTCGTGGTGCCCAGCCGCTTCTGCAGCGCGGCGATGTTGGCGCGGGTCTCCACCCGCAGCTTGGCATCCAGGTTGGACAGCGGCTCGTCCATCAGGAACACGCTGGGCTCGCGCACGATCGCCCGGCCCATCGCGACCCGCTGGCGCTGGCCACCGGACAGCGCCTTGGGCTTGCGGTCGAGGTACTTCTCCAGATCCAGCATCTTGGCGGCCTCGGTGACCTTCTCGCGGATCTGCTGCTTGGGCGTCTTGCGCAGCTTGAGCGCGAAACCCATGTTCTCGGCCACCGTCATGTGCGGGTACAGCGCGTAGGACTGGAACACCATGGCGATGTCGCGCGCCTTCGGCGGGGTGTGGGTGACGTCGTTGCCGCCGATGGTGATCGAGCCCTCGTCGACGTCCTCCAGCCCGGCCAGCATCCGCAACGCGGTCGACTTGCCCGAACCGGACGGCCCCACCAGGACCAGGAACTCGCCGTCGGCGACGTCGAGGCCGAGCTCGTCGACGGCTCGGACCGGCGGGCTACCGGGGTACACCCGCGACGCGTTGACGTATGCAACCTCAGCCATGTGTGACGCACCTTTCACAACGCAGGTCCGGTCAAACTAGCTTCGAAATCGGTAAAGGTCAGCCCCCGCGCAGAAAGAACCTCGGAGAGTGACGGCCGTGTTTCTCTGCGTACATGGGATGTGACCTTCGTGGAATATGCGTGATCGGTGCTTCTCCAGCCAGTACTGAACCGTTACGGTTCCTCCATGGCGCGGTCAACGAATGCCCGGCGGCCTGCGACGCTCGCTTCGCTCGCGGCGGAGCTGGGTGTCTCCAGGACTACGGTGTCGAATGCGTACAACCGTCCCGACCAGCTCTCCCCGGAGCTGCGCAAGCGGGTCCTCGACACTGCTCGCAGGCTGGGCTACCCCGGCCCGGACCCGGTCGCGCGGTCGCTGCGGACCCGGAAGGCGGGTGCGGTCGGACTGCTGCTGACCGAGAACCTTTCCTACGCCTTCCGCGACCCGGGCGCAATCAGCTTCCTGGAAGGTCTGTCGCTCGCGTGCGAGGACGCCGGCCACGGCCTGCTGCTGATCCCGGCGAGCCCGGAACGCGAGGACGTCGCCTCCGTGCACCGCGCGGGCGTGGACGGCTTCGTCGTGTACTCGGTGCCCGAGGACGACCCGCACCTGGCCGCGGTGCTGGAGCGCCCGGTGCCGGTGGTGGTCTGCGACCAGCCGCGGCTCGACAACCTGGACTGGGTCGGCCCGGACGACGCCCGCGCCATCAAGAGCATGGCCGACCACCTGATCCAGCTCGGCCACCGCCGCATCGGCGTCTCCTGCATGCGCCTGGCCCGGGGCCGCAACGACGGCCTGGCCTCGGTGCAGCGGCAGGCCAACGCCAGCTTCCACGTGCAGAAGTCCCGGCTCACCGCGCTCGCGGAATCCTTCAGCGAGGCAGGCGTGGACTGGGCGAAGGTCCCAGTCGTGGAGCGTTTCGACCACACCGCGGCCTCCGGCGCCTCGGCGGCCCGGCAGCTGCTGGACCTCGACCCGGACATCACCGCGATCGTGTGCACCTCCGACATCCTCGCGCTCGGGGCGCTCAACGAGGCCAGGAGCCGGGGACTGCGGGTGCCGGAAGACCTCACCGTCACCGGTTTCGACGGCATCGCAGACGCCGAGCGCGCGGGCCTGACCACGGTGCGCCAGCCGGTGCTGGAGAAGGGCCGCGCCGCCGGACGGCTGCTGCTGGAGACCAGCGAGCCGGGCAGGCCGCGCGAGGTGCTGCTGGAGACCCAGCTCATCACCGGCACGACGGCCGCGCCGCCGCGTTCCCGGGAGGAGCGCTGGTTCGGCCCGTAGGCCGCCGCGGCGGGCCGTTGCTCAGTAGTTCGTCCACTCGCCCTGGGCGTAGCTGAGGATCGTCGGGTGCATCAGCGTCGACGGCTCCATGCCGGGGACGCGCCTGCGGTCGGGCGGGAACTCCGCTGCCGCGCGCAGTGTCCCGGCGTCCAGCGACCGCAGCGGCGGAGCGTCCGCGGGTAGCTCCAGCGGCGGCGCGGCGCCGGCCGCGCCCAGGTGGAAGCCCCACTCGCCGAAGCTCGGCACCGACACCTCGTAAGGCACCGTCGAGATCCCGGCCGCGCGCATGGTCGCCTCGATGCACCAGAACGCCTGCGGCGCGAAGTACGGCGACCCGGCCTGCACGTTGACCCGCGCCCCGTCGGCCATGGCGTGCTTGACCAGCGCGTAGAACTCCGTGGAGTACAGCTTCGCGGTGGCCGTCGAGTCCGGGTCGGGCATGTCGACCAGCACGACGTCGTAGCGCTCGCGGTTGTCGCGCAGCCATGCGAAGGCGTCGGCGGACGCGGTGCGAACCCGCGAATCGTCGAACGCGCGCCGGTTCAGCTCCGCGACCCGCGGATCGTCGCGTGCCAGGTCCAGCACCGCCGGGTCCATCTCGACCAGCGTGACCTGCTCGACGTCGGGGTAGCGCAGCACCTCGCGCAGTGCCAGCCCGTCGCCGCCGCCGAGGATCAGCACCCGCGACCGCGGCCCCGGCATCGCCGGGTGGACCAGCGCCTCGTGGTAGCGGTACTCGTCGACCGAGCTGAACTGGAGGTCGCCGTTGAGGAAGAGCCGGGTGTCGCCGCGGCCGGACAGCGAGACCCGCTCGGTCAGCACGACGTCCTGGTAGTCGGTGCGCTCGGCGTGCACGACGGGGTCGGCGTACAACGCCTGCCTGGCGGTGACCTCGAAGTCGTCGGCGAAGACGTAGGCGCCCAGCAGCACGCCGCCGACCAGCGCCGACGCCGCGACGAGCACCAACCGCACGCGCTTGGACAGCTCCCGGCGGAACACCGTCAGCACCAGGCCGAGACCGGCCGCGGCGTTGAGCATCCCGACCAGCAGCGCGCCCTGGATCTGGCCGAACAGCGGCAGCAGCAGGAACGGGAAGGCCAGGCCGCCGACCAGCCCGCCGACGTAGTCGGCGGCGAACAGGTCGGCCACCGCCGACCCCGCGTCCTGCTTGCGGATCCGCTGGAGCAGCACCATCAGCAGCGGGATCTCCGCGCCGATCAGCGCACCGAGGACCAGCGCCGTCACGATCAGCGCGGGCAGGTACAGGCCCACCCACGCGAACGCCGCGTAGAGCAGCAGCACGCTGAGCCCGCCCAGCAGCGCGAGAACCAGCTCCACCAGCGCGAACGCCGCCGCTGCCCAGCGCTGGAGCGGCTTGGCGGCCAGCGCGCCCACGCC of Saccharopolyspora erythraea contains these proteins:
- a CDS encoding ABC transporter ATP-binding protein, producing MAEVAYVNASRVYPGSPPVRAVDELGLDVADGEFLVLVGPSGSGKSTALRMLAGLEDVDEGSITIGGNDVTHTPPKARDIAMVFQSYALYPHMTVAENMGFALKLRKTPKQQIREKVTEAAKMLDLEKYLDRKPKALSGGQRQRVAMGRAIVREPSVFLMDEPLSNLDAKLRVETRANIAALQKRLGTTTIYVTHDQVEAMTMGHRVAVLKDGLLQQCASPRELYENPANAFVAGFIGSPAMNLKTVPLSGEGAVLDGHTIPVPRGATDGLDKVTFGVRPEALELTSSSEDGLDMTVELVEELGADALVHGTIDVGGSPERFVVRTDGRTPPALGQRVRVALRDAGEVHLFHPETGARLAA
- a CDS encoding LacI family DNA-binding transcriptional regulator → MARSTNARRPATLASLAAELGVSRTTVSNAYNRPDQLSPELRKRVLDTARRLGYPGPDPVARSLRTRKAGAVGLLLTENLSYAFRDPGAISFLEGLSLACEDAGHGLLLIPASPEREDVASVHRAGVDGFVVYSVPEDDPHLAAVLERPVPVVVCDQPRLDNLDWVGPDDARAIKSMADHLIQLGHRRIGVSCMRLARGRNDGLASVQRQANASFHVQKSRLTALAESFSEAGVDWAKVPVVERFDHTAASGASAARQLLDLDPDITAIVCTSDILALGALNEARSRGLRVPEDLTVTGFDGIADAERAGLTTVRQPVLEKGRAAGRLLLETSEPGRPREVLLETQLITGTTAAPPRSREERWFGP
- a CDS encoding polyamine aminopropyltransferase; this translates as MSVSTEPRDETEPAAAPRPRGRLARTAVLVAVFVCAACGLVYELALVALGSYLIGDTIGQASIVLSLMVFAMGVGALAAKPLQRWAAAAFALVELVLALLGGLSVLLLYAAFAWVGLYLPALIVTALVLGALIGAEIPLLMVLLQRIRKQDAGSAVADLFAADYVGGLVGGLAFPFLLLPLFGQIQGALLVGMLNAAAGLGLVLTVFRRELSKRVRLVLVAASALVGGVLLGAYVFADDFEVTARQALYADPVVHAERTDYQDVVLTERVSLSGRGDTRLFLNGDLQFSSVDEYRYHEALVHPAMPGPRSRVLILGGGDGLALREVLRYPDVEQVTLVEMDPAVLDLARDDPRVAELNRRAFDDSRVRTASADAFAWLRDNRERYDVVLVDMPDPDSTATAKLYSTEFYALVKHAMADGARVNVQAGSPYFAPQAFWCIEATMRAAGISTVPYEVSVPSFGEWGFHLGAAGAAPPLELPADAPPLRSLDAGTLRAAAEFPPDRRRVPGMEPSTLMHPTILSYAQGEWTNY